GAGAATCGTTATTGGATTAATTTGAGAATCTACATCAGGCAAGCTTGCAGGAACCCCTCCAATACCTCCTGCTTCTGTTGTGAGAACCATTAAATCGCTTGCGCCTTCTTCTGCCGCTACATTTGCAATATCAGTGGGTATACCAACACCAAGGTTTACAATAGCATTTGGCTCCAACTCCATAGCTGCCCGTCGGGAAATAATCTTCCTTTCGTTCAAGGGAAGAGGAGTTACGGTAGCCAGGGGTACTTTTATGTTGCCGGCAAATGCTGGGTTATAATATTGCCCCTCAGTTTGCCAGTGGTTATCTGTGCATGTAGCCAACACCACATAGTCCACTAAGATGCCTGGCACCCTTACATCTTTAGGATGGAGAGTATTTGCTTTGGCTAAATACTCAGCCTGGGCAATTACAATTCCTCCGCTGTTTTTAGCTGCCTGAGCTAAGTGCACAGCGCCATTCAACTGTCCTTCTTTCTCCATTGTCAGGTTGCCGTTTTCATCGGCAACTGTACCGCGAATTAAAGCTACATCTATGGGGAAACTTTTATAGAATAGATATTCTTCCCCCTCAAACTCAACTACTTTGACGATATCTTCCTTCGAGCGGGTAAGTTCATTTAATTTCCCACCCTCAACCCGCGGGTCCACATATGTTTTAAGGCCAATTTTGGTGAGTACACCGGGCCTTCTAGCAGCAATTTCACGCCAAAGCTGTACCAATACACCTTGCGGTAAGTTGTAAGCTTCAATTTTATTCTCTTCTACTAGCTTGCACATA
The window above is part of the Pelotomaculum thermopropionicum SI genome. Proteins encoded here:
- a CDS encoding hypothetical Acyl CoA transferase (containing AtoD (COG1788), acyl CoA:acetate/3-ketoacid CoA transferase, alpha subunit and partial AtoA (COG2057), acyl CoA:acetate/3-ketoacid CoA transferase, beta subunit) produces the protein MYKVRKADELVSLIKDGATIAVSGMGLAGWNEEMAAAIERHFLKTGHPRDITLFQACALGDWTPKRGPTHFGHVGLTKRWIGGHIGSNYNMCKLVEENKIEAYNLPQGVLVQLWREIAARRPGVLTKIGLKTYVDPRVEGGKLNELTRSKEDIVKVVEFEGEEYLFYKSFPIDVALIRGTVADENGNLTMEKEGQLNGAVHLAQAAKNSGGIVIAQAEYLAKANTLHPKDVRVPGILVDYVVLATCTDNHWQTEGQYYNPAFAGNIKVPLATVTPLPLNERKIISRRAAMELEPNAIVNLGVGIPTDIANVAAEEGASDLMVLTTEAGGIGGVPASLPDVDSQINPITILTLNWVNPVQKQAKFAN